A single window of Eucalyptus grandis isolate ANBG69807.140 chromosome 1, ASM1654582v1, whole genome shotgun sequence DNA harbors:
- the LOC104436348 gene encoding ras-related protein RABE1c isoform X1 → MAVAPARARADYDCLIKLLLIGDSGVGKSCLLLRFSDGSFTTSFITTIGIDFKIRTVELDGKRIKLQIWDTAGQERFRTITTAYYRGAMGILLVYDVTDESSFNSNWISLINIRNWIRNIEQHASDNVNKILVGNKADMDESKRAVPTSKGQALADEYGIKFFETSAKTNLNVEEVFFSIARDIKQRLADNDTKSEPRAEFRINQPDQASGAAQAPQRSACCGS, encoded by the exons ATGGCAGTCGCACCGGCGCGGGCTCGGGCCGATTACGACTGCCTCATAAAGCTCCTCCTGATCGGCGATAGCG GTGTCGGTAAGAGTTGCCTCCTCTTGCGCTTTTCAGACGGTTCCTTTACTACCAGCTTCATAACAACTATCGG GATTGACTTCAAGATCAGGACCGTAGAGCTAGATGGAAAACgaattaaattgcaaatttgGGATACTGCTGGACAAGAGAGGTTCCGAACAATTACAACTG CTTACTACCGTGGGGCCATGGGTATACTCCTTGTGTATGATGTGACTGACGAATCATCTTTCAACAGTAATTGGATCTCCCTCATCA ATATCAGAAATTGGATCCGTAACATTGAACAGCATGCTTCTGATAATGTGAACAAGATACTTGTGGGTAACAAGGCTGATATGGATGAGAGCAAAAGG GCTGTTCCTACCTCAAAGGGCCAAGCACTGGCCGATGAATATGGTATCAAGTTCTTTGAGACT AGTGCCAAGACGAACTTGAATGTAGAGgaggttttcttttcaatagcGAGAGATATCAAGCAAAGGCTTGCAGATAACGACACAAAGTCTGAG CCTCGAGCAGAATTCAGGATCAATCAACCGGATCAGGCATCAGGGGCTGCTCAAGCACCACAGAGATCTGCTTGCTGTGGTTCTTAA
- the LOC104436348 gene encoding ras-related protein RABE1c isoform X2 — translation MAVAPARARADYDCLIKLLLIGDSGVGKSCLLLRFSDGSFTTSFITTIGIDFKIRTVELDGKRIKLQIWDTAGQERFRTITTAYYRGAMGILLVYDVTDESSFNNIRNWIRNIEQHASDNVNKILVGNKADMDESKRAVPTSKGQALADEYGIKFFETSAKTNLNVEEVFFSIARDIKQRLADNDTKSEPRAEFRINQPDQASGAAQAPQRSACCGS, via the exons ATGGCAGTCGCACCGGCGCGGGCTCGGGCCGATTACGACTGCCTCATAAAGCTCCTCCTGATCGGCGATAGCG GTGTCGGTAAGAGTTGCCTCCTCTTGCGCTTTTCAGACGGTTCCTTTACTACCAGCTTCATAACAACTATCGG GATTGACTTCAAGATCAGGACCGTAGAGCTAGATGGAAAACgaattaaattgcaaatttgGGATACTGCTGGACAAGAGAGGTTCCGAACAATTACAACTG CTTACTACCGTGGGGCCATGGGTATACTCCTTGTGTATGATGTGACTGACGAATCATCTTTCAACA ATATCAGAAATTGGATCCGTAACATTGAACAGCATGCTTCTGATAATGTGAACAAGATACTTGTGGGTAACAAGGCTGATATGGATGAGAGCAAAAGG GCTGTTCCTACCTCAAAGGGCCAAGCACTGGCCGATGAATATGGTATCAAGTTCTTTGAGACT AGTGCCAAGACGAACTTGAATGTAGAGgaggttttcttttcaatagcGAGAGATATCAAGCAAAGGCTTGCAGATAACGACACAAAGTCTGAG CCTCGAGCAGAATTCAGGATCAATCAACCGGATCAGGCATCAGGGGCTGCTCAAGCACCACAGAGATCTGCTTGCTGTGGTTCTTAA